ATCAAAAAAACTTCGAACCTGTTCGGCAAATCGATCATGATGCGTTTGGCTCCCCCGCCTTTGGATTCCTTATCCGGACTTTTGGGAGAATCCAAAATCTTCACGCTCAAAGAATATTTGGACGCGAACTTTCAAAGCCAGGAACTGAAAGGAATTCTCGCCGCACAATGGGGAGACTACGGCTTACCTCCTTCTAAAGTTGCGTTCGCGATGCACGCGACTCTTGTGCAACACTATCTGCACGGCGGTTATTATCCGATCGGCGGAGCCGGAAAAATTTTCGAAGCGGTGGAACCGATCCTGGAAGAGTTCGGAGGCGCGGTTCTTTCTTCCGTGGAAGTAAACGAAATTCTAATCAAAGAAGGAAAGACCGTCGGAGTGAAAGTCAAAGCGCTTCGAGGAGAAGGATTGGAAAAGAATTTTTTCGCCCCGATCGTGGTTTCCTGCGCGGGCGCATATCCGACTTATATGAAGTTGATTCCCGAGAATTATCCGATTCCGTTTCGAAAAAGTCTAAAAGAATTTTATAATAAAGAAAAGATGACTACGAGCCTTTGTCTTTATCTCGGTTTGTCCGAAAGCCCGGCGAAGTTCGGATTTAAAGGAGAAAACTATTGGATCTTTTCTTCAAGCGATCACGATCAGAATTTTTCGGAAAGAAACGATTGGGTCGCGGCCGACGGAGAAATTCCAAACCTATATCTTTCTTTTCCGAGTCTGAAAAATCCGGACGCGAAAAGTCATACGATGGATGTGATCACTTTCACGGACTACGATCATTTTACTCAATGGAAATCCGAACCTTGGAAACGAAGAGGCGAAGAATACAAACAGCTCAAAGAGAAAATCACGGAAAGAATGTTGACCACTTTGGAATCCCGTTTTCCGGGGATCTCAAAAATCGTGGAATACTCCGAGTTATCGACTCCGATCACGAACGAACATTTCACTTCGCATCCCGACGGTGCGATCTACGGATTGGCCTGCGTTCCGGAACGATATAAAAAGGAAGAATGTCCTTGGTTCAACGTTCGAACTCCGATCG
This genomic stretch from Leptospira kmetyi serovar Malaysia str. Bejo-Iso9 harbors:
- a CDS encoding phytoene desaturase family protein translates to MNIDQIGNEFDIIFVGSGMGSLCAASLLAQSYGKKILILEKHFQPGGFTHEFQRKQGKYHWDVGIHYVGDMQEEGLCRKISDKITRKKVQWKRIAEPFERLIFPSVSFDIYGEPEKFKADLGNKFPEETEAIERYFKDIKKTSNLFGKSIMMRLAPPPLDSLSGLLGESKIFTLKEYLDANFQSQELKGILAAQWGDYGLPPSKVAFAMHATLVQHYLHGGYYPIGGAGKIFEAVEPILEEFGGAVLSSVEVNEILIKEGKTVGVKVKALRGEGLEKNFFAPIVVSCAGAYPTYMKLIPENYPIPFRKSLKEFYNKEKMTTSLCLYLGLSESPAKFGFKGENYWIFSSSDHDQNFSERNDWVAADGEIPNLYLSFPSLKNPDAKSHTMDVITFTDYDHFTQWKSEPWKRRGEEYKQLKEKITERMLTTLESRFPGISKIVEYSELSTPITNEHFTSHPDGAIYGLACVPERYKKEECPWFNVRTPIEGLYLTGADAASPGVAGAMMGGLASALAIAGNAELLKELRN